AAGCCAGTGCCGAGGATGCCGTCATCAGTCCTGGATGCAGTGTTTCGATGGTCACACAGACGCAGTACATTGAATGTGGAAGTCAGACCGGGCAACTTTCCATTCGACTCTCGCCGCAATATTACCGTGGCAGCGCTAGTATTGGTGACCTCCAGATCATCGGCGATGATGTCTCCAACGATGATTTGCAATGGGTGCCAACGCAAACGCCCGAGCCGTCGTCACTTGCGTTACTCACCATCGCCCTCGCCGGCGCGGTCGCGTGCCGCCGGCGCAGATGGCCCGCGTTTTCGAAACAGTGACTTTCGTCGCGGCAGCGACGGCAGGTTCAGTCGCGGTATCGCTCATGGGAGGCCGGTTCCCTTCACTAGCCCGACGCGCAAGCGAGGGGGAGCGGACGCTGATGTGAGTACGGCGTTGGCGATAACTCGACGTCAACTCCCCCTCGCTTGCGCGTCGGGCTAGTGGCGTTTGTTTTGCGCGTGGCTTGTACGTCTACGGCAATTCGCGAATCTTCAACCCGCGAAACTCCACCGGCGCCCCTTCGCTTTCCAGGCAGAGGAAACCCGT
The genomic region above belongs to Planctomycetia bacterium and contains:
- a CDS encoding PEP-CTERM sorting domain-containing protein — its product is MSRWLCVALFFFGGVSASAGTVNVTFIPRADGLILVPDFLTFVGNNRRNPGFLTNFTSDWERLDYIELNFNAGDAPIQFIAQASAEDAVISPGCSVSMVTQTQYIECGSQTGQLSIRLSPQYYRGSASIGDLQIIGDDVSNDDLQWVPTQTPEPSSLALLTIALAGAVACRRRRWPAFSKQ